In Bernardetia sp., a single window of DNA contains:
- a CDS encoding DUF4249 domain-containing protein, translating to MNRIYELSVAKNISFLNKAYILLFIIIAFSSCEEVIDLELRGKDDPALIVEAEVVDVEGYSFVRLGESLDFYDPSEEPKVSGAIVSVTDQNGNKMDFLESSEEAGLYLPQDSNYKGVVGNTYNLRIEYKNEAFTSESTIFPTTDIDSVQIRFVPESRFQDEGYYLFFYAKEPQETRDYYFWRNYVNDTLIYDNAGDLLYSADDAVGENIDGLQLPYAYELGDTVRLEQYSITKEAYDYYDDLVDVVFNDGGLFSPPPVNY from the coding sequence ATGAACCGAATTTATGAGCTCAGCGTAGCTAAAAATATATCATTTTTAAACAAAGCATATATTTTGCTTTTTATCATTATCGCTTTTTCTTCGTGTGAAGAAGTTATTGATTTAGAACTTCGTGGGAAAGATGACCCAGCCTTGATTGTAGAGGCTGAAGTGGTAGATGTAGAAGGATATTCTTTTGTTCGCTTAGGGGAAAGCTTGGACTTTTACGACCCTTCAGAAGAACCCAAAGTTTCTGGTGCAATAGTTTCTGTTACCGACCAAAATGGAAATAAAATGGATTTTTTGGAAAGTAGTGAAGAAGCAGGACTATATTTGCCTCAAGATTCTAATTACAAAGGTGTTGTGGGAAATACTTACAATTTACGTATTGAATATAAAAATGAAGCATTTACGTCTGAAAGTACAATTTTTCCAACTACTGATATAGATTCTGTTCAAATTCGTTTTGTGCCAGAGTCTCGCTTTCAAGATGAAGGGTATTATTTGTTTTTTTATGCGAAAGAACCACAAGAAACAAGAGACTATTATTTTTGGAGAAATTATGTCAATGATACATTAATTTATGACAATGCAGGTGACTTACTATATTCTGCAGATGATGCTGTTGGTGAAAATATAGATGGTTTGCAGCTTCCTTATGCGTATGAGTTGGGCGATACAGTTCGTTTGGAACAATACTCTATTACCAAAGAGGCGTATGATTATTATGATGATTTGGTAGATGTGGTTTTCAATGACGGTGGACTTTTTAGCCCTCCTCCTGTCAATTACTAA